From Nonlabens sp. Ci31, the proteins below share one genomic window:
- a CDS encoding T9SS type A sorting domain-containing protein, giving the protein MKKITFLLVLFVAQALLAQNDFSGPQPLSWKLTTAYDASIEKFKNVPFEELAKEDAKNDLDKSIPWRFGYDFSVNIDPDTHGQKITLDNGDQLWRVRIQSPGAKTINIFFDWFDLRPGAWMRVASHDQSDLSKLFTYEQNNVNKALGIWPVASDDVWVEFYEPKNSIGQSRLEIGNVVHGYRTAIDFNEAKALNDSGDCNQDVDCDITPPGADPFSINQVKEDVKKSVAMLVSGNTGFCTGSLINNTANDGAPLFITANHCGNSVAGWAFRFNWRSPTPSCATTTASPNGTFNQTASGATLLMNNSGSDMQLVRITDTGFFNANPDVVWNGWNKSGTTIPSMQFGIHHPSGDIQKTCRDDQSAAKQTTSFNGDPTTEVWRISDWDLGVTEPGSSGSPLFNQDGQLIGVLSGGAAACNGTNDNNAFDIYGRFDTGFSEGTTAATRLSDWLDPNNTGQVTLGQYPPLQVFAIDASVALNNVPSEVCSGAINPVVQITNRGSSTLTSVDVVYTYDRGATNTTINYTGSIAQGAIDTVSLPAYTVTAATTLSVRLVNPNGVADQNGINNLISADFDLNVSPSFAANNTVSFNITTDNFANETSWQVTDSSGAIIASGAAGSLANATTYNLPFNIVTGECYEFTISDSYADGICCGFGQGSYTLTTDTGIQIFTGGNFGAAEVTPFKIDSTAGLEDVLQNSISVFPNPSSGIFNVESTLDAVKYDIYDLSGKLITSGNLTNGRSEISLDAVANGLYLMNLSINEVQITKKLIKS; this is encoded by the coding sequence ATGAAAAAAATTACTTTTTTGCTAGTGTTGTTTGTTGCGCAAGCTTTACTAGCTCAGAACGATTTTTCAGGACCTCAGCCATTGTCTTGGAAGTTAACCACAGCATATGATGCTTCTATTGAGAAATTCAAGAATGTTCCTTTTGAGGAATTGGCCAAAGAAGATGCTAAAAACGACTTGGATAAAAGTATTCCATGGCGATTTGGTTATGACTTTTCTGTAAATATCGATCCCGACACGCACGGTCAAAAAATCACTTTAGATAATGGAGACCAATTGTGGAGAGTTAGAATACAGTCCCCTGGGGCAAAAACAATCAATATCTTTTTTGATTGGTTTGATTTAAGACCAGGAGCATGGATGCGAGTTGCCTCTCACGATCAGAGCGACCTTTCCAAATTATTTACCTATGAACAGAATAATGTCAATAAGGCTTTAGGAATATGGCCAGTAGCATCTGATGATGTATGGGTAGAGTTCTATGAGCCAAAAAATAGTATTGGTCAAAGTAGACTAGAAATAGGGAATGTGGTACACGGTTACCGAACCGCTATAGATTTTAATGAAGCAAAGGCTTTAAACGATTCAGGAGACTGTAATCAAGATGTAGATTGTGATATCACTCCACCTGGTGCAGACCCTTTTAGTATCAATCAAGTGAAAGAAGATGTAAAGAAAAGTGTTGCTATGTTAGTAAGTGGTAATACAGGTTTTTGTACAGGATCTTTAATCAACAACACGGCAAACGATGGAGCGCCTTTATTTATTACTGCAAATCACTGCGGAAACTCTGTAGCAGGATGGGCATTTCGTTTCAACTGGAGAAGCCCTACGCCTTCTTGTGCAACAACAACAGCTAGTCCTAATGGAACCTTTAATCAAACAGCATCTGGTGCCACATTATTAATGAATAACAGTGGTAGTGATATGCAGTTAGTGAGAATTACAGATACAGGTTTTTTCAACGCTAATCCAGATGTAGTTTGGAATGGATGGAATAAGTCTGGTACTACCATTCCTTCGATGCAATTTGGTATCCACCATCCATCAGGAGATATACAGAAAACATGTAGAGACGATCAATCAGCCGCTAAACAAACAACTTCATTTAACGGAGATCCTACTACAGAAGTTTGGAGGATTTCTGATTGGGATTTAGGAGTTACAGAGCCAGGTTCGTCAGGTTCACCTCTATTCAATCAAGATGGACAGTTGATAGGAGTTCTTTCAGGTGGTGCAGCTGCTTGTAACGGTACAAATGACAACAATGCCTTTGATATTTATGGTAGATTTGATACCGGATTTTCAGAAGGAACTACTGCAGCAACTAGACTAAGCGACTGGTTGGACCCAAATAATACAGGTCAGGTTACGTTAGGTCAATATCCTCCTTTGCAAGTTTTTGCTATAGATGCAAGTGTTGCTCTAAATAACGTTCCTTCAGAAGTTTGTTCTGGAGCTATAAATCCAGTGGTTCAAATCACCAATAGGGGATCATCAACTCTTACTAGTGTAGATGTGGTATATACTTATGATAGAGGAGCTACTAATACCACTATTAATTATACAGGTAGTATTGCTCAAGGTGCTATTGATACCGTTAGTCTACCTGCCTATACGGTAACAGCTGCTACTACGTTGAGTGTAAGGCTTGTTAATCCAAATGGTGTTGCTGATCAGAACGGTATTAATAACCTAATTAGTGCTGATTTTGATTTAAACGTCTCCCCTTCATTTGCAGCCAATAATACGGTGTCATTTAACATCACAACAGATAATTTTGCAAATGAAACCTCTTGGCAAGTAACAGATAGTTCTGGAGCTATAATTGCATCTGGTGCTGCAGGATCGCTGGCTAATGCAACTACCTATAACCTGCCTTTTAATATCGTGACTGGAGAGTGTTATGAATTTACGATTTCTGACTCTTATGCCGATGGTATTTGTTGTGGTTTTGGACAAGGTAGTTATACGTTAACTACAGATACAGGTATACAAATTTTCACAGGAGGAAATTTTGGAGCTGCTGAAGTGACGCCTTTTAAAATAGATAGTACAGCAGGATTAGAAGACGTATTGCAAAATTCAATAAGTGTCTTCCCTAACCCGTCATCAGGAATTTTCAATGTAGAATCTACTCTTGATGCTGTTAAGTATGATATTTATGACCTAAGCGGTAAATTAATCACATCTGGCAATTTAACAAATGGCAGATCTGAAATTAGTTTAGATGCTGTTGCAAATGGCCTTTACCTTATGAATTTATCCATAAATGAGGTTCAAATCACAAAGAAGTTGATTAAGAGCTAA